A window of Candidatus Nealsonbacteria bacterium genomic DNA:
GGCTGGCCTGAAAACCCCTCCGGGTCTGCCAGGAATCTTTTTGTCGTCGTATTCTAAAGGAGAGGAAACGGCAAGCAGTTGTATAAAATCTTTTGGCACACCGCCTCCTATGTAGATTACTCCGATATCTTTTACTTTTTTTGTTAAACCCATAAAGTCTACATAATCTTTTGCCTGGTCAAGAATCAAATTAAACTTCCTGCTCTTTGCTATCAATACAGCGTCTCCATAAGCCGAATCCACCAAAGCAGGGCTGAAAACAGGGACTTTTGCTTTAGCTGCCGTCCCTATAATGCTGCCTATTTTCCTTTTATTCAGCCACAAACCAAAGTCGCGCAGGAACTCCATTGTAGAATAATTATAGCCTTCCTTGCGGGTCATAATAAATTCAGCTATCAGGTTGATCATATCCAGATACTCCACATCATCTCCAAAAACATCGTAATATCTGTTGATATCGCTTTCTAATAATTTAACGTCATCCACATTTTGGCTTCCTTTGTAATAATAATATCCCATGCCTTCAATAATATCCTCAGATACATTCGCGCCTGTCGAAACTAAAACATCTATAAATCTTTGCTCTATCAGCCAATTTATTATTTTCCACTGTCCGGTTGTGCTCAAAGAGCCAGCGTAACCCATTATGATAGTAACATTTTTGTCTTTTATCATTTCTTCCCATACATCAACCACTTCACCAAGCTTCCTGCCCTGAAAACCTGTCTTTGCCATAGCAGAAAGGAGTTCAGAAATACTTTTCGCATCAACATTAATGGCTTCTAATTTTTTTGTTTTATACTTACCGGTAGCTTTCCTTACTTTTCTATACTCTTTCAGATTTATTTTTGCATATTGAGAAACGAGTTTAGAAAGATGCTTCTCTTTTTTTGAAAGTCTGTTATTCATTTTTTTCATATTAATTAGATAAACGGGATCCAAACGCCTTATGGAACAAAAACTACTGCCGCCACCACCGAGGTCCAAAGACCATCTTTGTTGCCCCGAGTAGTTTGAGTACTATTGAAGGTATAGACAATTTTACCGCTTAATTTATATGCCTGTTTCCTGGTGTCCCAAGCATCGTCGGGGTTAAATTTCATTCCAAGAGTAGAGGCCAACATAGAGGCTGCTAAGTCTTCGGCATAATCTCCGGCTTTTTCTTCGGTTTCACCAAAACAATGATGTTCGGAAAGATAGCCATATCTTTTATTTCCGACAGGGATGGCACAACCAACAGAAGCTCCTATTAATCTATTTGGTTCATTGGTTTCGTTCCGAGCCATCACACAAAAAACAACCTCTCCTGGTTTTAAAACAGCCACTCCTTTATCTCTGGAAATCTTTTTGCAGCCAGGGGGCAGAATACTGGAAACTGAAACTAAATTAAATTGGGCAATGCCGGCGTCTCTTAAGGCCCATTCATAAGCGCTTAATTGTTCTCTGGCTACTCCTGTTCCCTTTGTGAAAAAAAACTTTTGAGGAATCATAATTTCTTAAAAAATACTTTAATTTTTTAAAAGAATAAAAAAAGGTTATTTTATTATTTCATTTCAAGAAACTGTGTCAACCCCCGTCTAAATCTTTTTCTTGTAAAAATTTGGGGGGCAAGAAAAAAAATGGGGAAAAATTAAAAAAACTGTCCCTTTTTGAAAAGGGACAGGAAAAGAAAATTTTATTATCTGCGTCTTCCTTTCTTTTTTGGTTTCTTTCTTTTAACAACTTTCTTTTTCTTTTTTGCAGCTTTTTTCTTTGCCATTTTTTAAAGAAACATATTATTTTAAGAATACTGGCAAATAGTCGACCAACTATTTGTAAAAAATTTTACTGTGGTTTCCAAAGTTCTGAAAAAATTTGAAGTGTTAATTCTATTACTTTATTATTTCATTTCAAGAATTGATGTCAAGCCCTCCTAAGTTTTTTTTCTTGCAAAAATTTTGGAGAGCAAAGAAAAAAACAAAAATTTTAATTATTCAACTGCTAAAATCCTAAAAAATAAACTTCTTCTTTTAAAATTATTCCAAATTTACTTTTTACTTTCTTTTTTGTTAAATTGATTAATTTTTTAACATCTTCTGCCTGAGCATCTCCTATATTAATGATAAAATTAGGATGATCCCTTGAAATT
This region includes:
- a CDS encoding arginine decarboxylase, pyruvoyl-dependent; translation: MIPQKFFFTKGTGVAREQLSAYEWALRDAGIAQFNLVSVSSILPPGCKKISRDKGVAVLKPGEVVFCVMARNETNEPNRLIGASVGCAIPVGNKRYGYLSEHHCFGETEEKAGDYAEDLAASMLASTLGMKFNPDDAWDTRKQAYKLSGKIVYTFNSTQTTRGNKDGLWTSVVAAVVFVP
- a CDS encoding deoxyhypusine synthase, which gives rise to MNNRLSKKEKHLSKLVSQYAKINLKEYRKVRKATGKYKTKKLEAINVDAKSISELLSAMAKTGFQGRKLGEVVDVWEEMIKDKNVTIIMGYAGSLSTTGQWKIINWLIEQRFIDVLVSTGANVSEDIIEGMGYYYYKGSQNVDDVKLLESDINRYYDVFGDDVEYLDMINLIAEFIMTRKEGYNYSTMEFLRDFGLWLNKRKIGSIIGTAAKAKVPVFSPALVDSAYGDAVLIAKSRKFNLILDQAKDYVDFMGLTKKVKDIGVIYIGGGVPKDFIQLLAVSSPLEYDDKKIPGRPGGVFRPATNEYFYPHKYAIQITTDSPQWGGLSGCTFEEATSWGKEAVDAKKAQCFCDATIALPIVTHALKERIKSKRKGTDFSSLFKKK